CTTACAACTATTCTGGCATTATTGCCATCCAGATGGCCCAGTATGTCATTCTCACACGCATCTCGGACGATCAGTTTTCCATCTTTTATAACATCTACTCCAAGTAAACTTTTTTTTATCCCGACGTTTTCGGCAATCTTTTCCGTTGTGCTTCCTCCACAGAGAATATATGTTCCCTTACCAAGAAGAGGAGACAAAAATGAGGCTATTTCTTTTTTCTGGATGCTCTCACTCATCGAAATAAAGATTTCTTTTCCTTTTTGAACCAGAATTTTTTCGTAAGGTGTCATGGCATATCCATACAGCTTTATTTTCATCACCCCTTTCCTGAATGCTCCTTCATCCACATCCATTATTTCTGTCTCAATTATCGAAGAATTGTTCTGTAAAAATTTTAGAATTATTTTATTTGCTGCGGTAGGAGTGATAGCAAAGACCGATGAGTACATTTTAACGCCCGCTGGGACACCGATAACAGGCACTTTTTTGCCAATAATGTTGTACACATCTCTTGCCGTTCCATCTCCGCCGCAAAAAACAATTAAGTCAATTTCTCTTCTCAGAAATTCTTTGCACGCATTTTTTGTATCATATGCAGATGTATTTTCTGATGCTCTATACACAACTTCAAAATTTTGTTCCAGGCAGTTTTCCCCCATATCTGAAGAGCATGTGATAATCTCAGCATGGACCTCAACTTCTTTCATCGCCGCCTTCGCTCTATCGACGGCCGTAGGCACACTTCCCTTCCTTATCGCTTCTTCCACCATTCCATCTGTTCCTTTTAGACCAACGCGTCCACCCATGCCCGCTATAGGATTTACGAGAAAGCCTATTTTTTTCATCTATATCTTTGGTAATCTGGCTATCGCTTGCTTTACTAACTCTGCGGGATATTCGTAGTCAATAAGTTTCCCGTCAAGATACGCATCGTATGCAGTCAGGTCAAAGTTGCCGTGACCAGAATTGTTGAACAGTATGGTTTCTTCCTCGCCAGTTTCTTTGCACCTCAACGCTTCATCGATTGTCGCTTTTATTGCGTGGGCAGCCTCGGGTGCAACAATGATCCCTTCCGTTTTTGCAAATATAATTGCTGCCTTGAATACTTCGTTTTGATGATAGGCTGCCGCATCCATAACTCCGTCGCTGGTGAGCTTGCATAGTATCGGAGAATCCCCGTGATAGCGAAGACCTCCTGCGTGAATTGGAGGTGGTACGAAGTCGTGTCCGAGTGTAAACATCTTTATCAGAGGAGTCAGACTGGCTGTATCGCCGAAATCGTATTCATATAGACCTTTTGTCAGTGTTGGGCAAGCAGTTGGCTCACATGATACTATTCGCAAATCAGGTTTTTCTCCTCTTAATTTGTCTCCCACGAATGGAAAACATGCTCCCGAGAAGTTGGAACCACCGCCGACGCATCCGAATATTGCATCGGGATAACCATCGACCGATTCAAACTGTTTTTTTGCTTCCAAGCCAACTATTGTTTGATGCATACAAACATGGTTGAG
This is a stretch of genomic DNA from Candidatus Thermoplasmatota archaeon. It encodes these proteins:
- a CDS encoding ATP-NAD kinase family protein → MKKIGFLVNPIAGMGGRVGLKGTDGMVEEAIRKGSVPTAVDRAKAAMKEVEVHAEIITCSSDMGENCLEQNFEVVYRASENTSAYDTKNACKEFLRREIDLIVFCGGDGTARDVYNIIGKKVPVIGVPAGVKMYSSVFAITPTAANKIILKFLQNNSSIIETEIMDVDEGAFRKGVMKIKLYGYAMTPYEKILVQKGKEIFISMSESIQKKEIASFLSPLLGKGTYILCGGSTTEKIAENVGIKKSLLGVDVIKDGKLIVRDACENDILGHLDGNNARIVVSPIGRQGFIFGRGNQQISPKVIKKVGIDNIIIVATPHKLSQTPYLFVDTGDAKLDKKLEGWKSVIVGFAMAERKMVLSA